A window of Christiangramia forsetii KT0803 contains these coding sequences:
- a CDS encoding alanine/glycine:cation symporter family protein: MSQIDEFIADFASLVWGIPLVILLIGGGIFLLIYSRFLPFRYLGHSVEVLRGKYNNPDDPGDINHFQALSTALSSTVGMGNIAGVAVAIAVGGPGAIFWLWVSAVVGMATKFFTNSLAVMYRGKDTEGKIQGGVMYFIVEGLGKKWKPLAAFFAIAGLVGALPVFNVNQLTQAINYILLEPNNIETGFTTSLIIGIILTLITTVVIIGGLDRISKTVSKLVPAMVVLYFVSVLVILFVNYDVVFHYFGMIFTDAFAANNYKGDPLLGGVLGGLILLGIRRGAFSNEAGIGTATMAHGASKTSEPIREGLIAMLGPAIDTLVVCTLTAMAILVTGVWQSTDVNGVSLTAAAFDQGIPYVGNYVLLLCILAFSISSLFSYSYYGTKCLSFLLGAKNKKYYNYVYVLSIIVGATTSLSFILNLIDGFFALMAIPTMISTLIMAPRVMKAAKIYFKKYTP, encoded by the coding sequence ATGTCCCAAATTGATGAATTTATTGCTGATTTTGCTTCTCTTGTATGGGGGATTCCGTTAGTGATCCTGCTTATTGGAGGTGGAATTTTTCTTCTTATATATTCCCGATTTTTACCGTTCAGATATTTAGGTCATTCCGTAGAAGTTCTCCGTGGAAAGTATAATAACCCTGATGACCCGGGTGATATCAATCATTTTCAGGCTTTATCTACCGCGCTATCCTCCACGGTTGGGATGGGGAATATAGCTGGTGTTGCGGTGGCTATTGCAGTAGGTGGACCTGGAGCGATATTCTGGTTATGGGTTAGCGCCGTAGTTGGAATGGCTACAAAATTCTTTACGAATAGTTTAGCGGTAATGTACCGCGGAAAAGATACCGAAGGCAAAATACAGGGAGGCGTTATGTATTTTATTGTTGAAGGACTTGGTAAGAAATGGAAACCTTTAGCTGCTTTTTTTGCCATTGCCGGACTTGTAGGAGCTTTACCTGTTTTTAATGTGAATCAGCTTACACAGGCGATTAATTATATTCTTTTAGAACCTAATAATATTGAAACAGGCTTTACTACCAGCCTTATAATTGGAATTATTTTAACCCTAATCACCACGGTAGTTATTATTGGAGGTTTGGACAGAATTAGTAAAACGGTTTCAAAGCTGGTACCGGCTATGGTTGTGTTATACTTTGTTTCAGTACTGGTAATCCTTTTTGTAAATTATGATGTCGTGTTTCACTATTTCGGAATGATCTTTACCGATGCATTTGCTGCAAATAATTATAAAGGAGATCCTCTTTTAGGAGGTGTTTTAGGCGGACTTATTCTATTAGGGATACGTCGTGGTGCATTTTCTAACGAAGCCGGTATAGGAACGGCCACCATGGCTCACGGAGCGAGCAAGACTTCAGAACCCATCAGGGAAGGGCTTATTGCAATGCTGGGTCCTGCAATTGATACCTTAGTGGTTTGTACACTCACGGCAATGGCTATTTTAGTAACAGGAGTTTGGCAAAGTACAGATGTAAACGGAGTAAGCCTTACCGCCGCAGCATTTGATCAGGGAATTCCGTATGTTGGAAATTATGTATTATTACTTTGTATTCTGGCATTTAGCATTTCCTCGCTATTTTCTTATTCTTACTACGGAACAAAATGCCTTTCATTCCTACTTGGAGCAAAAAACAAGAAGTATTACAATTATGTCTACGTATTAAGTATTATCGTTGGAGCAACAACATCTTTAAGTTTTATACTGAATTTGATTGACGGATTTTTTGCACTTATGGCAATCCCAACAATGATCTCAACATTAATCATGGCGCCAAGAGTGATGAAGGCGGCGAAGATCTATTTTAAGAAATATACTCCCTGA
- a CDS encoding DUF3467 domain-containing protein, with translation MEEDKKNKNQKGKINIELDDAIAEGTYSNLAIINHSVSEFVVDFVNIMPGRPKSKVKSRVILTPQHAKRLLKALGDNINKFEKAHGEIKDYDKAPLPLNFGPTGQA, from the coding sequence ATGGAAGAAGATAAAAAGAATAAAAACCAGAAAGGAAAGATCAATATAGAACTTGATGATGCTATTGCTGAAGGAACCTATTCAAATCTGGCGATCATTAATCATTCGGTTTCAGAATTTGTAGTGGATTTTGTGAATATCATGCCGGGAAGACCTAAAAGTAAAGTGAAATCAAGAGTTATCCTGACTCCGCAACATGCTAAGAGATTGCTGAAAGCTTTAGGAGATAACATTAATAAATTTGAAAAGGCACATGGCGAGATCAAAGATTATGATAAAGCACCGTTGCCTTTAAATTTTGGACCTACAGGACAGGCTTAA
- a CDS encoding DinB family protein, with translation MKDYFKELLEYSHYYNLEIIKKFNDGDLEFMIPERAIKLLSHILNAQNIWNNRVMEKEDKVNVWQNYEVDKMKSIEIKNFKETLDILENEDLDRIVKYKNSKGERYQNSLRDIIFHVVNHSTYHRGQIATEFRKEGIDPIVSDFVYYKLDN, from the coding sequence ATGAAGGATTATTTTAAAGAACTGCTGGAATATTCGCATTATTACAATCTGGAGATCATTAAAAAATTTAATGATGGTGATTTGGAGTTTATGATACCAGAAAGAGCAATCAAACTTTTATCTCATATCTTGAATGCACAAAATATCTGGAATAATCGAGTGATGGAGAAAGAGGATAAAGTGAATGTGTGGCAGAATTATGAAGTAGATAAAATGAAGTCCATAGAAATTAAAAATTTTAAAGAAACTCTGGATATTTTAGAAAATGAAGATCTTGACAGAATTGTAAAGTATAAGAATTCTAAAGGAGAGCGTTATCAAAATTCTTTAAGAGATATTATTTTTCATGTGGTTAACCATTCTACTTATCATCGAGGACAGATCGCCACCGAATTTAGAAAAGAGGGGATTGATCCAATAGTTTCAGATTTTGTGTATTATAAACTAGATAATTAA
- the rpoC gene encoding DNA-directed RNA polymerase subunit beta', with translation MARNNDKNTVQRFNQISIGLASPESILAESRGEVLKPETINYRTHKPERDGLFCERIFGPVKDYECACGKYKRIRYKGIVCDRCGVEVTEKKVRRDRVGHINLVVPVAHIWYFRSLPNKIGYLLGLPSKKLDMIIYYERYVVIQAGNAKNEEGEPLKKMDFLTEEEYLNILDELPQENQYLDDSDPNKFIAKMGAECLIEILKRIDLDELSYELRHKANNETSKQRKTEALKRLQVVEALRDANKNRENNPEWMIMKVVPVIPPELRPLVPLDGGRFATSDLNDLYRRVIIRNNRLKRLMEIKAPEVILRNEKRMLQESVDSLFDNTRKSSAVKTDSNRPLKSLSDSLKGKQGRFRQNLLGKRVDYSARSVIVVGPELKMFECGLPKNMAAELYKPFIIRKLIERGIVKTVKSAKKIIDKKEPVVWDILENVLKGHPVLLNRAPTLHRLGIQAFQPKLIEGKAIQLHPLACTAFNADFDGDQMAVHLPLGPEAILEAQLLMLASHNILNPANGSPITVPSQDMVLGLYYMTKHKKTTKDETVIGEGLTFYSAEELVIAYNQKRVDLNAGIKIRTKDYNEEGELVYMIKDTTVGRVLFNEAVPEKAGYINEVLTKKSLREIIGKILKITSVPETSEFLDEIKGLGYGFAFRGGLSFSLGDIIIPEEKQSMIDEANEQVEGIIGNYNMGLITNNERYNQVIDIWTSTNAGLTDLAMKRIREDKQGFNSVYMMLDSGARGSKEQIRQLTGMRGLMAKPKKSNSGGGEIIENPILSNFKEGLSILEYFISTHGARKGLADTALKTADAGYLTRRLVDVSQDVIVNEDDCGTLRGVEVKPLKKNEEIVESLGERILGRISLNDVVNPSTQEHIVATNEEITEEIVAKIEAAPIESVEVRSPLTCEAKKGICIKCYGRNLATNKIVQTGEAVGVVAAQSIGEPGTQLTLRTFHVGGIAGNISEDNKLEAKFAGVAEIEDLKVVKGEAPDGGTADIVISRTAELKIKDKKTGVVLSNNNIPYGSQININDGATVKEGEVICTWDPYNGVIISEFAGKIKYENVEQGVTYQVEIDEQTGFQEKVISESRNKKLIPTLHILGKKDEVIRSYNLPVGAHLMVDNEEKIGVGKILVKIPRKSSKAGDITGGLPRVTELFEARNPSNPAVVSEIDGVVSFGKIKRGNREIIVESKLGEVKKYLVKLSNQILVQENDYVRAGMPLSDGSITPEDILNIKGPNAVQQYLVNEVQEVYRLQGVKINDKHFEVVVRQMMRKVRIVDPGDTIFLENQLVHKADFIEENNKLFGMKVIEDAGDSEKLKAGQIITPRDLRDENSILRREDKNLATARDVITATANPVLQGITRASLQTKSFISAASFQETTKVLNEAAVSGKIDYLEGLKENVIVGHRIPAGTGMRKYDSIIVGSKEEFDQMLEKKQEVNYN, from the coding sequence ATGGCTAGAAATAATGATAAAAATACAGTACAGAGGTTCAACCAGATCTCTATAGGTTTAGCTTCTCCAGAGTCTATCCTTGCGGAATCTCGCGGCGAAGTTCTTAAGCCTGAAACGATCAATTACCGTACGCACAAACCAGAGCGTGACGGATTGTTCTGTGAGCGTATTTTTGGTCCTGTAAAGGATTATGAGTGTGCCTGCGGAAAATATAAGAGAATTCGTTACAAAGGGATTGTTTGTGACCGTTGTGGTGTAGAAGTTACCGAGAAGAAGGTGCGTAGAGACCGTGTTGGTCATATTAACCTTGTAGTACCTGTAGCTCATATCTGGTATTTCCGTTCTTTACCTAACAAAATTGGTTATTTGTTGGGACTTCCTTCTAAGAAACTTGACATGATCATCTACTACGAAAGATATGTAGTGATCCAGGCAGGTAATGCGAAGAATGAAGAAGGAGAACCATTGAAGAAAATGGATTTCTTGACGGAAGAAGAATATCTAAATATTTTAGATGAACTTCCTCAGGAAAATCAATATTTAGACGACAGCGACCCAAATAAGTTTATCGCTAAAATGGGAGCTGAATGTCTAATCGAAATTCTTAAGAGAATAGATCTTGATGAACTTTCTTATGAATTAAGACATAAAGCTAATAACGAAACTTCCAAGCAACGTAAAACGGAGGCTCTTAAGAGACTTCAGGTGGTGGAAGCACTTCGTGATGCAAATAAAAATCGTGAAAACAATCCAGAATGGATGATCATGAAGGTAGTACCGGTTATTCCACCGGAACTTAGACCTTTGGTGCCTCTTGATGGTGGTCGTTTCGCTACTTCAGATTTGAACGATCTTTACCGTCGTGTAATTATTCGTAACAACCGTCTGAAAAGATTAATGGAGATTAAAGCTCCTGAGGTGATTCTTAGAAATGAGAAACGTATGCTTCAGGAATCTGTAGATTCATTATTCGATAATACAAGAAAATCATCAGCAGTAAAAACTGATTCTAACCGTCCGCTTAAATCACTTTCAGATTCATTGAAAGGGAAACAAGGGCGTTTCCGTCAGAACCTGCTTGGTAAGCGTGTGGATTATTCAGCACGTTCGGTAATCGTTGTAGGACCGGAACTAAAAATGTTCGAATGTGGTCTTCCCAAGAATATGGCAGCGGAACTTTACAAGCCTTTTATTATTAGAAAACTGATAGAAAGAGGGATCGTAAAAACAGTGAAGTCTGCTAAGAAGATTATCGATAAGAAAGAACCTGTAGTTTGGGATATATTGGAAAATGTGTTGAAAGGGCATCCGGTATTATTGAACCGTGCTCCTACACTTCACCGTCTGGGAATCCAGGCATTCCAGCCTAAACTTATTGAAGGTAAGGCAATTCAGCTTCACCCACTTGCGTGTACTGCATTCAATGCCGATTTTGATGGTGACCAGATGGCAGTTCATTTACCACTTGGGCCGGAAGCTATTCTAGAAGCACAGTTATTAATGCTTGCTTCTCATAATATTTTGAACCCTGCAAACGGTTCTCCTATTACTGTACCTTCTCAGGATATGGTACTTGGTCTTTATTATATGACCAAGCACAAGAAAACTACTAAAGATGAGACAGTAATTGGTGAAGGACTTACTTTTTATTCTGCGGAAGAGCTTGTAATAGCTTACAACCAGAAGAGAGTAGATCTTAACGCAGGAATCAAGATTAGAACTAAAGATTACAACGAAGAAGGTGAATTGGTTTATATGATCAAGGATACCACGGTTGGTAGAGTTTTATTTAATGAAGCTGTACCTGAAAAAGCCGGGTATATCAATGAGGTATTAACTAAGAAATCCCTTCGTGAGATTATTGGTAAGATTCTTAAAATTACAAGTGTACCTGAAACTTCAGAATTCCTTGATGAGATTAAAGGTCTTGGATATGGATTTGCATTCCGTGGTGGACTTTCCTTCAGCTTAGGTGATATTATCATCCCTGAAGAGAAACAATCTATGATCGATGAAGCTAATGAGCAGGTTGAAGGTATCATTGGTAACTATAACATGGGTCTTATTACCAATAACGAACGTTATAACCAGGTAATTGACATCTGGACTTCTACGAACGCAGGTCTTACAGATCTGGCTATGAAGCGAATTCGTGAAGACAAGCAAGGATTCAACTCAGTATATATGATGCTTGATTCTGGTGCTCGTGGTTCGAAAGAACAGATTCGTCAGTTAACCGGTATGCGTGGATTGATGGCTAAGCCGAAGAAATCTAACTCTGGTGGAGGTGAAATTATTGAAAACCCGATTCTTTCTAACTTTAAAGAAGGACTTTCAATTCTTGAATACTTTATCTCAACTCACGGTGCTCGTAAAGGTCTTGCCGATACCGCACTTAAAACTGCCGATGCTGGTTACTTAACCCGTCGTCTGGTAGATGTTTCTCAGGATGTGATCGTAAATGAAGATGACTGTGGAACATTGAGAGGAGTGGAAGTGAAGCCACTTAAAAAGAATGAAGAAATTGTAGAATCATTAGGAGAGAGAATCCTTGGACGTATTTCTCTAAATGATGTGGTAAATCCATCAACACAAGAACATATTGTTGCTACAAATGAAGAAATAACTGAAGAGATCGTTGCTAAGATCGAAGCTGCGCCAATCGAGAGTGTTGAAGTACGTTCACCACTTACTTGTGAGGCGAAGAAAGGGATCTGTATCAAGTGTTACGGTAGAAACCTTGCAACCAACAAAATTGTTCAAACAGGTGAAGCTGTTGGGGTTGTTGCTGCACAGTCTATTGGAGAACCTGGTACACAGCTTACACTACGTACGTTCCACGTGGGTGGTATTGCAGGTAACATCTCTGAAGATAATAAACTTGAAGCTAAGTTTGCTGGTGTTGCAGAGATCGAAGATCTAAAAGTTGTTAAAGGTGAAGCCCCTGATGGTGGAACTGCAGACATCGTGATCTCTCGTACCGCTGAACTTAAGATCAAGGATAAGAAAACAGGAGTTGTATTAAGTAACAACAATATTCCTTACGGTTCTCAGATCAATATTAACGATGGAGCAACAGTGAAGGAAGGTGAAGTAATCTGTACTTGGGATCCATATAACGGTGTAATTATTTCTGAATTTGCCGGTAAGATCAAGTATGAGAATGTAGAACAGGGTGTTACTTATCAGGTTGAGATCGATGAGCAGACAGGATTCCAGGAAAAAGTAATTTCTGAATCCCGTAACAAGAAATTGATCCCAACGCTTCATATCCTAGGGAAGAAAGACGAAGTAATTCGTTCTTATAACCTTCCGGTAGGTGCTCACCTTATGGTGGACAACGAAGAGAAAATTGGAGTTGGTAAGATTTTGGTTAAGATTCCACGTAAATCTTCTAAAGCAGGGGATATTACAGGAGGTCTTCCAAGGGTAACCGAGCTTTTCGAAGCACGTAACCCATCTAACCCGGCTGTTGTATCTGAGATTGACGGTGTGGTATCTTTTGGTAAGATTAAAAGAGGTAACCGTGAGATCATCGTTGAGTCTAAACTTGGTGAGGTTAAGAAGTATCTTGTTAAATTATCTAACCAGATCCTTGTTCAGGAGAATGACTACGTGAGAGCTGGAATGCCACTTTCTGATGGTTCTATCACTCCGGAAGATATCTTGAATATCAAAGGGCCAAATGCTGTACAACAGTATCTTGTGAACGAAGTTCAGGAGGTATATAGACTACAGGGTGTGAAGATTAACGATAAGCACTTTGAGGTTGTGGTAAGACAGATGATGCGTAAGGTAAGAATCGTAGATCCGGGAGATACTATTTTCCTTGAAAATCAACTTGTACATAAAGCTGATTTCATCGAAGAGAATAACAAGTTATTCGGAATGAAAGTTATCGAAGACGCGGGTGATTCTGAAAAACTGAAGGCAGGACAAATTATCACTCCAAGAGATCTTAGAGACGAAAACTCTATTCTTAGAAGAGAAGATAAGAATCTTGCAACTGCCAGAGACGTAATCACGGCAACGGCTAATCCGGTACTTCAGGGTATTACCAGAGCTTCACTTCAAACTAAGTCCTTTATCTCTGCTGCTTCCTTCCAGGAAACAACGAAGGTATTGAACGAGGCTGCAGTAAGCGGTAAGATTGATTATCTTGAAGGATTGAAGGAAAATGTAATTGTAGGACACAGAATTCCTGCAGGTACAGGTATGAGAAAATACGATAGCATTATTGTTGGTTCTAAAGAAGAATTTGACCAGATGCTTGAGAAGAAACAGGAAGTTAATTATAACTAA
- the rpoB gene encoding DNA-directed RNA polymerase subunit beta codes for MLAKQTERLSFSSVKNKPAYPDFLDLQIKSFQDFFQLETKSEERGNEGLYNTFLENFPITDTRNQFVLEFLDYFVDPPRYSIQECIERGLTYSVPLKARLKLYCTDPEHEDFETIVQDVYLGTIPYMTPSGTFCINGAERVVVSQLHRSPGVFFGQSFHANGTKLYSARVIPFKGSWIEFATDINSVMYAYIDRKKKLPVTTLFRAIGFERDKDILEIFDLAEEVKVSKTGLKKYLGRKLAARVLNTWYEDFVDEDTGEVVSIERNEIVLDRDTELEKDHIEEILETGSKTILLHKEDNQTGDYAIIHNTLQKDPTNSEKEAVEHIYRQLRNAEPPDEETARGIIDKLFFSDQRYSLGEVGRYRMNKKLGLDVEMDKQVLTKLDIITIVKYLIELINSKAEIDDIDHLSNRRVRTVGEQLSQQFGVGLARMARTIRERMNVRDNEVFTPIDLINAKTLSSVINSFFGTNQLSQFMDQTNPLAEITHKRRLSALGPGGLSRERAGFEVRDVHYTHYGRLCPIETPEGPNIGLISSLSVYAKVNGMGFIETPYRSVTDGKINTSEEPIYLSAEEEEGKKIAQANIPLKDDGTIDTDRVIARMEGDFPVVDPKEIHYTDVAPNQISSISASLIPFLEHDDANRALMGSNMMRQAVPLLRTDSPIVGTGLERQVATDSRVLINAEGEGEVEYVDANKIVIKYDRTEEERMVSFDDDSKSYNLIKFRKTNQGSCINLKPIISVGDRVTKGQVLCQGYATEAGELALGRNMKVAFMPWKGYNFEDAIVISEKVVRDDIFTSIHIDEYSLEVRDTKLGNEELTNDIPNVSEEATKDLDEHGMIRVGAEVKPGDILIGKITPKGESDPTPEEKLLRAIFGDKAGDVKDASLKASPSLSGVVINKKLFARAIKDKRKRAQDKEDVAALEKKYDAKFANLKADLVEKLFTIIGGKTAQGVQNDLGEEVMPKGKKYTLKMLNAVDDYTHLTTGTWTTDDHLNELVADLLHNYKIKENDLQGNLRREKFTVSVGDELPSGILKLAKVYIAKKRKLKVGDKMAGRHGNKGIVARIVRQEDMPFLEDGTPVDIVLNPLGVPSRMNIGQIYETVLGWAGQKNGKKYATPIFDGATIEEINDLTDKAGIPRYGHTYLYDGGTGMRFDQRATVGVIYMLKLGHMIDDKMHARSIGPYSLITQQPLGGKAQFGGQRFGEMEVWALEAYGASATLREILTVKSDDVIGRAKTYEAIVKGEPMPEPGLPESFNVLMHELKGLGLDIKLEE; via the coding sequence ATGTTAGCAAAGCAAACTGAAAGATTGAGTTTCTCTTCTGTTAAGAACAAGCCTGCTTATCCGGACTTTCTGGATCTGCAGATTAAGTCTTTTCAGGACTTCTTTCAATTAGAGACAAAATCAGAAGAGCGGGGAAATGAAGGTCTTTACAACACCTTCCTAGAAAACTTCCCCATTACGGACACCCGTAATCAATTTGTACTAGAATTCTTAGATTATTTTGTGGACCCGCCGAGATATTCCATTCAGGAGTGTATAGAACGCGGATTGACCTATAGTGTACCACTTAAGGCGAGACTTAAGTTATACTGTACCGACCCTGAACACGAAGATTTTGAAACCATCGTACAGGACGTTTATTTGGGAACTATCCCTTATATGACACCTAGCGGAACTTTCTGCATCAACGGTGCCGAGCGAGTAGTAGTTTCTCAGCTACACCGTTCTCCAGGGGTTTTCTTTGGACAGTCTTTCCATGCAAATGGAACTAAATTATATTCTGCCCGTGTAATTCCTTTTAAAGGATCATGGATAGAATTTGCTACCGATATTAACAGCGTAATGTACGCGTATATCGATCGTAAGAAAAAATTACCTGTTACCACGCTTTTCCGTGCTATCGGATTTGAGCGTGATAAAGATATTTTGGAGATCTTTGACCTTGCGGAAGAAGTGAAGGTATCTAAAACAGGACTTAAAAAATACCTTGGACGTAAACTTGCGGCAAGAGTATTAAATACATGGTACGAAGATTTCGTAGATGAAGATACCGGAGAAGTTGTCTCTATCGAACGTAACGAGATCGTTCTTGACCGTGATACAGAACTTGAAAAAGATCACATAGAAGAAATTCTTGAAACCGGAAGTAAAACGATTCTTCTTCATAAAGAAGATAACCAAACCGGTGATTATGCGATCATTCATAATACACTACAAAAAGATCCTACCAACTCTGAAAAAGAAGCGGTAGAACATATCTATCGTCAGCTTCGTAATGCTGAACCGCCAGATGAGGAAACTGCTCGTGGAATTATCGACAAACTTTTCTTCTCAGATCAGCGTTACAGCCTTGGAGAAGTTGGTAGATATAGAATGAACAAAAAGCTTGGTCTTGATGTTGAAATGGATAAGCAGGTGCTTACCAAATTAGACATTATTACCATTGTTAAATATTTAATTGAACTTATCAACTCTAAAGCTGAGATTGATGATATTGATCACCTTTCTAACCGTCGTGTAAGAACTGTAGGTGAGCAGTTATCTCAGCAGTTCGGTGTTGGTCTTGCTCGTATGGCAAGAACAATCCGTGAGCGTATGAACGTTCGTGATAACGAAGTGTTTACTCCAATTGACTTGATCAACGCGAAGACATTGTCTTCTGTGATCAACTCTTTCTTCGGAACTAACCAGTTATCTCAGTTCATGGACCAGACGAACCCTCTTGCAGAAATCACGCATAAGCGTAGACTTTCCGCATTAGGACCAGGTGGTTTATCAAGAGAAAGAGCAGGGTTCGAGGTACGTGATGTTCACTATACTCACTACGGAAGACTTTGTCCTATTGAAACTCCTGAAGGTCCGAATATTGGTTTGATCTCTTCACTTTCTGTTTATGCAAAAGTGAACGGAATGGGATTCATTGAAACTCCATACCGAAGTGTAACCGATGGTAAGATCAATACTTCCGAAGAGCCAATTTATTTAAGCGCTGAAGAAGAAGAAGGTAAGAAGATAGCTCAGGCTAACATTCCATTAAAAGATGACGGAACTATAGATACAGATCGTGTAATTGCACGTATGGAGGGTGATTTCCCGGTAGTTGATCCTAAGGAGATACATTATACCGATGTTGCACCAAACCAGATCTCCTCTATTTCGGCTTCATTAATTCCATTCCTGGAACATGATGATGCCAACCGTGCATTGATGGGATCAAACATGATGCGTCAGGCAGTACCACTTTTAAGAACAGATTCTCCTATTGTTGGAACTGGACTTGAAAGACAGGTAGCTACAGATTCTCGAGTATTGATTAATGCTGAAGGAGAAGGAGAAGTAGAATATGTAGATGCAAATAAGATTGTAATTAAGTACGATCGTACTGAAGAGGAAAGAATGGTAAGTTTTGATGATGATTCAAAATCTTACAACCTTATTAAATTCCGTAAGACGAACCAGGGATCTTGTATCAACCTGAAACCAATCATAAGTGTAGGTGACAGAGTTACTAAAGGACAGGTTCTTTGCCAGGGTTATGCTACTGAAGCAGGTGAACTTGCATTAGGTAGAAATATGAAGGTAGCCTTCATGCCTTGGAAAGGTTACAACTTTGAGGATGCGATTGTAATTTCAGAAAAAGTGGTAAGAGATGATATTTTCACCTCTATCCATATAGATGAATACTCTCTTGAAGTGAGAGATACAAAACTAGGTAACGAAGAATTGACGAATGATATTCCAAACGTTTCAGAAGAGGCTACTAAAGACCTTGATGAACACGGAATGATTAGAGTTGGTGCTGAAGTGAAGCCTGGTGATATTCTTATAGGTAAGATTACTCCTAAGGGAGAAAGTGATCCAACTCCCGAAGAAAAACTTCTACGTGCGATCTTTGGTGACAAAGCAGGTGATGTAAAAGATGCTTCATTAAAGGCATCTCCATCATTAAGTGGTGTTGTTATTAATAAGAAGTTGTTCGCAAGAGCAATTAAAGATAAGCGTAAGAGAGCTCAGGATAAAGAAGATGTTGCAGCACTAGAGAAAAAGTACGATGCTAAATTCGCTAATCTTAAGGCTGATCTTGTTGAGAAACTATTCACTATTATAGGTGGAAAAACAGCTCAGGGAGTACAGAATGACCTTGGTGAAGAAGTAATGCCAAAAGGTAAGAAGTACACGCTTAAGATGTTAAATGCTGTAGACGATTATACCCACTTAACTACGGGTACATGGACTACAGATGATCACCTTAATGAGCTTGTTGCAGATCTTTTACATAATTATAAAATCAAGGAAAACGATCTTCAGGGTAACCTAAGAAGAGAGAAATTCACCGTTTCTGTTGGAGATGAACTTCCATCAGGAATTCTTAAACTGGCTAAAGTTTACATCGCTAAGAAACGTAAGCTGAAGGTAGGGGATAAGATGGCAGGACGTCACGGTAACAAAGGTATTGTTGCAAGAATCGTTCGTCAGGAAGATATGCCATTCCTTGAAGATGGAACTCCGGTTGATATCGTGTTGAACCCACTTGGGGTACCATCACGTATGAACATCGGTCAGATCTACGAAACAGTTCTTGGATGGGCTGGTCAGAAAAACGGGAAGAAATATGCGACTCCAATTTTTGACGGTGCAACTATCGAAGAGATCAATGATCTTACCGATAAAGCAGGAATTCCAAGATATGGTCATACGTATCTTTATGATGGTGGAACCGGAATGAGATTTGATCAACGTGCTACAGTTGGTGTGATTTATATGCTGAAATTAGGTCATATGATCGATGATAAGATGCACGCCAGATCTATTGGACCATACTCACTTATTACTCAGCAACCGCTTGGTGGTAAGGCACAATTTGGTGGTCAGAGATTTGGAGAGATGGAAGTTTGGGCATTAGAGGCTTATGGAGCTTCTGCTACCCTACGTGAAATCCTGACGGTAAAATCTGATGATGTGATTGGTAGAGCTAAGACCTATGAGGCTATTGTGAAGGGTGAGCCAATGCCAGAACCTGGATTGCCGGAATCTTTCAATGTACTTATGCACGAATTGAAAGGTCTTGGATTGGATATTAAATTAGAAGAATAA
- the rplL gene encoding 50S ribosomal protein L7/L12, with protein MADLKDFAEQLVNLTVKEVNELADILKEEYGIEPAAAAVAVAGGGAAGGEEAEEQTEFDVILTAPGGSKLAVVKLVKELTGLGLKDAKALVDEAPKPVKEGVAKDEAEALKAQLEEAGAEVELK; from the coding sequence ATGGCAGATTTAAAAGATTTCGCAGAACAATTAGTTAATCTTACTGTAAAAGAAGTAAACGAATTAGCTGATATTTTAAAAGAAGAATATGGTATTGAGCCTGCTGCTGCTGCAGTAGCTGTTGCTGGTGGTGGTGCCGCTGGTGGTGAAGAAGCTGAAGAGCAAACAGAATTCGACGTAATTCTTACTGCTCCAGGTGGATCTAAATTGGCAGTAGTTAAGTTGGTAAAAGAACTTACAGGTCTTGGTCTTAAAGATGCAAAAGCATTAGTAGACGAAGCTCCAAAACCAGTTAAAGAAGGAGTTGCAAAAGACGAAGCTGAAGCATTAAAAGCACAGTTAGAAGAAGCAGGAGCTGAGGTTGAGCTTAAATAA